A region from the Benincasa hispida cultivar B227 chromosome 10, ASM972705v1, whole genome shotgun sequence genome encodes:
- the LOC120087857 gene encoding uncharacterized protein LOC120087857 isoform X6 gives MRNYSVEEIHTKQYFEQRKRRQQLSSGSENCHDAADTGREQKEHRSLDIISFLNLSTIPQENKAAYSIEANTSVRSHFMKEPIPTLYNIETLEKSSEFENKQQNDKTGAPSRYKEQTLSPVNRHVISDPNNGNNAKNKVDSQSDQGKISVDQSLSIFDLLGDDGMAVKSEGSPMKEAHVAFSVDGLGRVGMETPACSPQHASRSYGFSSCLERMRPWNASKNTKVLDDFELEGDIKMHCDDGSLNYSFDIMDTCDNPKKKSPSKIHFRSVEDCKRNEHGGRSIFDGTDGERDGYEGGFNFLNDTFLGEMECDLFEKTHFNGISSIASDLLNYEKYDISENSFDSPYLPKKRGAGATRTMDRSNLFDPVDSSSKHHTLGYDYDLMADVKRNPKATRISDFEDKLHQPDWFYFMADDTTDNFSLLSEESCATSAGDMIRGEAFNSTPLNANPRQSMRRGMDDDSGPRNSYSVDRIYSADPRYKVRDKEQKEYVRKSNSTKFKPVHNSNSPFMDKPQPFQTWSFEKECNFSSPCQSPVADRPFRGSMRWNEYPCAEPSLPESSFTNKHVETVPHPSSSSTKRPSFQPSNIATAVLERSLCSNSKFVGTYTSMTETTSSDGEDPISPVLSARGSVGIGEKSESKVPSLGSEKVDFHEDKCTRTRSKKVCVDDTNREWLDDSKHEKKNCDSIRNKAENESLVVENVEAFHDSDHVENDGKIDKFSPDDKVSVPYSKGEKEVKDVKVEGRKTKGKSCSMDSSSQVMMLESYVLQLLFVQKVLLKQASSQEFMKNA, from the exons ATGAGGAACTATTCAGTCGAGGAAATCCACACAAAACag TATTTTGAGCAAAGAAAAAGACGACAACAACTGTCCTCTGGCTCAGAGAATTGTCATGATGCAGCTGACACAGGCAGGGAACAAAAAGAGCATCGGTCATTGGATATTATAAGTTTCCTAAATTTATCAACAATTCCTCAAGAGAACAAAGCTGCTTACTCCATTG AGGCCAATACTTCAGTGCGGTCTCATTTCATGAAAGAGCCAATTCCAACCCTTTATAACATAGAGACATTAGAGAAATCTTCTGAGTTTGAAAATAAAC AGCAAAATGACAAAACAGGAGCTCCATCCCGCTATAAAGAGCAGACTTTATCTCCAGTGAA CAGACATGTTATTAGTGACCCCAACAATGGTAATAACGCTAAGAACAAAGTAGATTCTCAATCAGATCAGGGGAAGATATCTGTTGATCAAA GTCTTTCTATATTTGATTTGCTTGGCGATGATGGAATGGCTGTCAAATCCGAAGGAAGTCCAATGAAAGAAGCTCATGTCGCATTTTCAGTTGATG GTTTGGGCAGAGTAGGAATGGAAACACCAGCATGTTCCCCACAGCACGCCAGCAG AAGCTATGGCTTCTCATCTTGCCTAGAAAGAATGCGACCTTGGAACGCCTCTAAGAACACCAAAGTGTTGGATGACTTTGAACTTGAAGGC GATATCAAAATGCACTGTGATGATGGTTCTTTAAATTATTCCTTTGACATCATGGATACATGTGATAACCCAAAGAAGAAATCACCTTCTAAGATCCATTTCCGTTCCGTTGAAGATTGCAAGAGAAATGAACATGGTGGCAGAAGTATCTTTGATGGCACGGATGGAGAAAGAGATGGATATGAAG GTGGATTCAACTTCTTAAATGACACCTTCCTTGGGGAGATGGAATGTGATCTCTTCGAGAAGACTCATTTTAATGGCATTAGTAGCATTGCGTCTGATTTGTTGAACTATGAAAAGTATGATATATCAGAAAATTCATTTGACAGCCCCTATCTACCAAAAAAGCG AGGTGCAGGTGCTACAAGAACAATGGACAGATCCAATTTATTTG ATCCGGTCGACTCAAGCTCGAAGCACCATACCTTAGGATATGATTATGATTTAATGGCGGATGTAAAAAg GAACCCAAAAGCCACAAGGATTTCTGATTTCGAAGATAAGTTACACCAACCAGATTGGTTTTACTTTATGGCAGATGACACAACAGACAACTTCAGCTTGTTGAG TGAAGAGTCATGTGCAACCAGTGCAGGTGATATGA TTAGGGGCGAGGCATTCAATAGCACGCCATTAAATGCAAATCCGAGACAGAGCATGAGAAGAGGCATGGATGATGATTCTGGCCCTAGGAATAGTTACAGTGTTGACAGAATTTACTCCGCGGACCCACGTTACAAAGTCAGGGACAAAGAGCAAAAAGAGTATGTGCGGAAATCAAATTCAACAAAGTTCAAGCCAGTCCATAACTCAAACTCTCCTTTCATGGACAAACCACAGCCATTTCAAACCTGGTCGTTTGAGAAAGAATGTAACTTCAGCTCTCCATGTCAAAGTCCAGTAGCAGATCGTCCATTCAGAGGCTctatgcgttggaatgaatatcCCTGCGCTGAGCCTTCTCTTCCTGAATCCTCCTTCACAAACAAACACGTTGAAACTGTTCCTCATCCTTCTAGCAGTTCAACCAAAAGGCCTTCCTTTCAACCATCAAATATAGCGACTGCTGTACTTGAGCGCAGCctgtgttcaaattcaaaatttgtaggAACGTATACAAGCATGACAGAAACTACAAGTTCTGATGGAGAAGACCCAATTTCTCCTGTACTATCAGCTCGGGGAAGTGTCGGAATAGGCGAAAAAAGCGAATCCAAAGTTCCATCATTAGGAAGTGAAAAAGTTGATTTCCATGAAGACAAATGCACCAGAACTAGAAGCAAGAAGGTCTGTGTAGACGACACTAACAGAGAGTGGTTGGATGATTCGAAACATGAGAAGAAAAATTGTGATAGCATCAGAAATAAAGCGGAAAATGAATCTCTGGTAGTGGAAAATGTGGAGGCCTTCCATGATTCTGACCATGTAGAAAACGACGGCAAAATTGACAA ATTTAGCCCTGATGATAAAGTTTCTGTTCCATATTCTAAAGGAGAAAAGG AAGTAAAAGATGTTAAGGTGGAAGGAAGAAAGACAAAGGGCAAAAGTTGCAGCATGGACTCATCTTCACAAGTGATGATGCTTGAAAGTTATGTTCTTCAGCTTCTCTTCGTGCAAAAGGTACTTCTAAAGCAAGCATCTTCTCAAGAATTTATGAAAAATGCATGA
- the LOC120087857 gene encoding uncharacterized protein LOC120087857 isoform X3 — translation MVNVVSFLGGAASFSLCNKAWLHFKMLQWMGGSRRKVATSRKSTQNRQKQYFEQRKRRQQLSSGSENCHDAADTGREQKEHRSLDIISFLNLSTIPQENKAAYSIEANTSVRSHFMKEPIPTLYNIETLEKSSEFENKQQNDKTGAPSRYKEQTLSPVNRHVISDPNNGNNAKNKVDSQSDQGKISVDQSLSIFDLLGDDGMAVKSEGSPMKEAHVAFSVDGLGRVGMETPACSPQHASRSYGFSSCLERMRPWNASKNTKVLDDFELEGDIKMHCDDGSLNYSFDIMDTCDNPKKKSPSKIHFRSVEDCKRNEHGGRSIFDGTDGERDGYEGGFNFLNDTFLGEMECDLFEKTHFNGISSIASDLLNYEKYDISENSFDSPYLPKKRGAGATRTMDRSNLFDPVDSSSKHHTLGYDYDLMADVKRNPKATRISDFEDKLHQPDWFYFMADDTTDNFSLLSEESCATSAVRGEAFNSTPLNANPRQSMRRGMDDDSGPRNSYSVDRIYSADPRYKVRDKEQKEYVRKSNSTKFKPVHNSNSPFMDKPQPFQTWSFEKECNFSSPCQSPVADRPFRGSMRWNEYPCAEPSLPESSFTNKHVETVPHPSSSSTKRPSFQPSNIATAVLERSLCSNSKFVGTYTSMTETTSSDGEDPISPVLSARGSVGIGEKSESKVPSLGSEKVDFHEDKCTRTRSKKVCVDDTNREWLDDSKHEKKNCDSIRNKAENESLVVENVEAFHDSDHVENDGKIDKFSPDDKVSVPYSKGEKEVKDVKVEGRKTKGKSCSMDSSSQVMMLESYVLQLLFVQKVLLKQASSQEFMKNA, via the exons ATGGTGAATGTTGTCAGTTTTCTCGGGGGTGCTGCTTCTTTTTCCTTGTGCAATAAGGCTTGGCTTCATTTCAAAATGTTGCAGTGGATGGGAGGATCCAGGCGGAAAGTTGCAACG TCGAGGAAATCCACACAAAACag ACAAAAGCAGTATTTTGAGCAAAGAAAAAGACGACAACAACTGTCCTCTGGCTCAGAGAATTGTCATGATGCAGCTGACACAGGCAGGGAACAAAAAGAGCATCGGTCATTGGATATTATAAGTTTCCTAAATTTATCAACAATTCCTCAAGAGAACAAAGCTGCTTACTCCATTG AGGCCAATACTTCAGTGCGGTCTCATTTCATGAAAGAGCCAATTCCAACCCTTTATAACATAGAGACATTAGAGAAATCTTCTGAGTTTGAAAATAAAC AGCAAAATGACAAAACAGGAGCTCCATCCCGCTATAAAGAGCAGACTTTATCTCCAGTGAA CAGACATGTTATTAGTGACCCCAACAATGGTAATAACGCTAAGAACAAAGTAGATTCTCAATCAGATCAGGGGAAGATATCTGTTGATCAAA GTCTTTCTATATTTGATTTGCTTGGCGATGATGGAATGGCTGTCAAATCCGAAGGAAGTCCAATGAAAGAAGCTCATGTCGCATTTTCAGTTGATG GTTTGGGCAGAGTAGGAATGGAAACACCAGCATGTTCCCCACAGCACGCCAGCAG AAGCTATGGCTTCTCATCTTGCCTAGAAAGAATGCGACCTTGGAACGCCTCTAAGAACACCAAAGTGTTGGATGACTTTGAACTTGAAGGC GATATCAAAATGCACTGTGATGATGGTTCTTTAAATTATTCCTTTGACATCATGGATACATGTGATAACCCAAAGAAGAAATCACCTTCTAAGATCCATTTCCGTTCCGTTGAAGATTGCAAGAGAAATGAACATGGTGGCAGAAGTATCTTTGATGGCACGGATGGAGAAAGAGATGGATATGAAG GTGGATTCAACTTCTTAAATGACACCTTCCTTGGGGAGATGGAATGTGATCTCTTCGAGAAGACTCATTTTAATGGCATTAGTAGCATTGCGTCTGATTTGTTGAACTATGAAAAGTATGATATATCAGAAAATTCATTTGACAGCCCCTATCTACCAAAAAAGCG AGGTGCAGGTGCTACAAGAACAATGGACAGATCCAATTTATTTG ATCCGGTCGACTCAAGCTCGAAGCACCATACCTTAGGATATGATTATGATTTAATGGCGGATGTAAAAAg GAACCCAAAAGCCACAAGGATTTCTGATTTCGAAGATAAGTTACACCAACCAGATTGGTTTTACTTTATGGCAGATGACACAACAGACAACTTCAGCTTGTTGAG TGAAGAGTCATGTGCAACCAGTGCAG TTAGGGGCGAGGCATTCAATAGCACGCCATTAAATGCAAATCCGAGACAGAGCATGAGAAGAGGCATGGATGATGATTCTGGCCCTAGGAATAGTTACAGTGTTGACAGAATTTACTCCGCGGACCCACGTTACAAAGTCAGGGACAAAGAGCAAAAAGAGTATGTGCGGAAATCAAATTCAACAAAGTTCAAGCCAGTCCATAACTCAAACTCTCCTTTCATGGACAAACCACAGCCATTTCAAACCTGGTCGTTTGAGAAAGAATGTAACTTCAGCTCTCCATGTCAAAGTCCAGTAGCAGATCGTCCATTCAGAGGCTctatgcgttggaatgaatatcCCTGCGCTGAGCCTTCTCTTCCTGAATCCTCCTTCACAAACAAACACGTTGAAACTGTTCCTCATCCTTCTAGCAGTTCAACCAAAAGGCCTTCCTTTCAACCATCAAATATAGCGACTGCTGTACTTGAGCGCAGCctgtgttcaaattcaaaatttgtaggAACGTATACAAGCATGACAGAAACTACAAGTTCTGATGGAGAAGACCCAATTTCTCCTGTACTATCAGCTCGGGGAAGTGTCGGAATAGGCGAAAAAAGCGAATCCAAAGTTCCATCATTAGGAAGTGAAAAAGTTGATTTCCATGAAGACAAATGCACCAGAACTAGAAGCAAGAAGGTCTGTGTAGACGACACTAACAGAGAGTGGTTGGATGATTCGAAACATGAGAAGAAAAATTGTGATAGCATCAGAAATAAAGCGGAAAATGAATCTCTGGTAGTGGAAAATGTGGAGGCCTTCCATGATTCTGACCATGTAGAAAACGACGGCAAAATTGACAA ATTTAGCCCTGATGATAAAGTTTCTGTTCCATATTCTAAAGGAGAAAAGG AAGTAAAAGATGTTAAGGTGGAAGGAAGAAAGACAAAGGGCAAAAGTTGCAGCATGGACTCATCTTCACAAGTGATGATGCTTGAAAGTTATGTTCTTCAGCTTCTCTTCGTGCAAAAGGTACTTCTAAAGCAAGCATCTTCTCAAGAATTTATGAAAAATGCATGA
- the LOC120087857 gene encoding uncharacterized protein LOC120087857 isoform X4, which translates to MLQWMGGSRRKVATSRKSTQNRQKQYFEQRKRRQQLSSGSENCHDAADTGREQKEHRSLDIISFLNLSTIPQENKAAYSIEANTSVRSHFMKEPIPTLYNIETLEKSSEFENKQQNDKTGAPSRYKEQTLSPVNRHVISDPNNGNNAKNKVDSQSDQGKISVDQSLSIFDLLGDDGMAVKSEGSPMKEAHVAFSVDGLGRVGMETPACSPQHASRSYGFSSCLERMRPWNASKNTKVLDDFELEGDIKMHCDDGSLNYSFDIMDTCDNPKKKSPSKIHFRSVEDCKRNEHGGRSIFDGTDGERDGYEGGFNFLNDTFLGEMECDLFEKTHFNGISSIASDLLNYEKYDISENSFDSPYLPKKRGAGATRTMDRSNLFDPVDSSSKHHTLGYDYDLMADVKRNPKATRISDFEDKLHQPDWFYFMADDTTDNFSLLSEESCATSAGDMIRGEAFNSTPLNANPRQSMRRGMDDDSGPRNSYSVDRIYSADPRYKVRDKEQKEYVRKSNSTKFKPVHNSNSPFMDKPQPFQTWSFEKECNFSSPCQSPVADRPFRGSMRWNEYPCAEPSLPESSFTNKHVETVPHPSSSSTKRPSFQPSNIATAVLERSLCSNSKFVGTYTSMTETTSSDGEDPISPVLSARGSVGIGEKSESKVPSLGSEKVDFHEDKCTRTRSKKVCVDDTNREWLDDSKHEKKNCDSIRNKAENESLVVENVEAFHDSDHVENDGKIDKFSPDDKVSVPYSKGEKEVKDVKVEGRKTKGKSCSMDSSSQVMMLESYVLQLLFVQKVLLKQASSQEFMKNA; encoded by the exons ATGTTGCAGTGGATGGGAGGATCCAGGCGGAAAGTTGCAACG TCGAGGAAATCCACACAAAACag ACAAAAGCAGTATTTTGAGCAAAGAAAAAGACGACAACAACTGTCCTCTGGCTCAGAGAATTGTCATGATGCAGCTGACACAGGCAGGGAACAAAAAGAGCATCGGTCATTGGATATTATAAGTTTCCTAAATTTATCAACAATTCCTCAAGAGAACAAAGCTGCTTACTCCATTG AGGCCAATACTTCAGTGCGGTCTCATTTCATGAAAGAGCCAATTCCAACCCTTTATAACATAGAGACATTAGAGAAATCTTCTGAGTTTGAAAATAAAC AGCAAAATGACAAAACAGGAGCTCCATCCCGCTATAAAGAGCAGACTTTATCTCCAGTGAA CAGACATGTTATTAGTGACCCCAACAATGGTAATAACGCTAAGAACAAAGTAGATTCTCAATCAGATCAGGGGAAGATATCTGTTGATCAAA GTCTTTCTATATTTGATTTGCTTGGCGATGATGGAATGGCTGTCAAATCCGAAGGAAGTCCAATGAAAGAAGCTCATGTCGCATTTTCAGTTGATG GTTTGGGCAGAGTAGGAATGGAAACACCAGCATGTTCCCCACAGCACGCCAGCAG AAGCTATGGCTTCTCATCTTGCCTAGAAAGAATGCGACCTTGGAACGCCTCTAAGAACACCAAAGTGTTGGATGACTTTGAACTTGAAGGC GATATCAAAATGCACTGTGATGATGGTTCTTTAAATTATTCCTTTGACATCATGGATACATGTGATAACCCAAAGAAGAAATCACCTTCTAAGATCCATTTCCGTTCCGTTGAAGATTGCAAGAGAAATGAACATGGTGGCAGAAGTATCTTTGATGGCACGGATGGAGAAAGAGATGGATATGAAG GTGGATTCAACTTCTTAAATGACACCTTCCTTGGGGAGATGGAATGTGATCTCTTCGAGAAGACTCATTTTAATGGCATTAGTAGCATTGCGTCTGATTTGTTGAACTATGAAAAGTATGATATATCAGAAAATTCATTTGACAGCCCCTATCTACCAAAAAAGCG AGGTGCAGGTGCTACAAGAACAATGGACAGATCCAATTTATTTG ATCCGGTCGACTCAAGCTCGAAGCACCATACCTTAGGATATGATTATGATTTAATGGCGGATGTAAAAAg GAACCCAAAAGCCACAAGGATTTCTGATTTCGAAGATAAGTTACACCAACCAGATTGGTTTTACTTTATGGCAGATGACACAACAGACAACTTCAGCTTGTTGAG TGAAGAGTCATGTGCAACCAGTGCAGGTGATATGA TTAGGGGCGAGGCATTCAATAGCACGCCATTAAATGCAAATCCGAGACAGAGCATGAGAAGAGGCATGGATGATGATTCTGGCCCTAGGAATAGTTACAGTGTTGACAGAATTTACTCCGCGGACCCACGTTACAAAGTCAGGGACAAAGAGCAAAAAGAGTATGTGCGGAAATCAAATTCAACAAAGTTCAAGCCAGTCCATAACTCAAACTCTCCTTTCATGGACAAACCACAGCCATTTCAAACCTGGTCGTTTGAGAAAGAATGTAACTTCAGCTCTCCATGTCAAAGTCCAGTAGCAGATCGTCCATTCAGAGGCTctatgcgttggaatgaatatcCCTGCGCTGAGCCTTCTCTTCCTGAATCCTCCTTCACAAACAAACACGTTGAAACTGTTCCTCATCCTTCTAGCAGTTCAACCAAAAGGCCTTCCTTTCAACCATCAAATATAGCGACTGCTGTACTTGAGCGCAGCctgtgttcaaattcaaaatttgtaggAACGTATACAAGCATGACAGAAACTACAAGTTCTGATGGAGAAGACCCAATTTCTCCTGTACTATCAGCTCGGGGAAGTGTCGGAATAGGCGAAAAAAGCGAATCCAAAGTTCCATCATTAGGAAGTGAAAAAGTTGATTTCCATGAAGACAAATGCACCAGAACTAGAAGCAAGAAGGTCTGTGTAGACGACACTAACAGAGAGTGGTTGGATGATTCGAAACATGAGAAGAAAAATTGTGATAGCATCAGAAATAAAGCGGAAAATGAATCTCTGGTAGTGGAAAATGTGGAGGCCTTCCATGATTCTGACCATGTAGAAAACGACGGCAAAATTGACAA ATTTAGCCCTGATGATAAAGTTTCTGTTCCATATTCTAAAGGAGAAAAGG AAGTAAAAGATGTTAAGGTGGAAGGAAGAAAGACAAAGGGCAAAAGTTGCAGCATGGACTCATCTTCACAAGTGATGATGCTTGAAAGTTATGTTCTTCAGCTTCTCTTCGTGCAAAAGGTACTTCTAAAGCAAGCATCTTCTCAAGAATTTATGAAAAATGCATGA